In one window of Erinaceus europaeus chromosome 17, mEriEur2.1, whole genome shotgun sequence DNA:
- the TH gene encoding tyrosine 3-monooxygenase, translating into MSTPSATAASPGKGFRRAVSELDAKQAEAIMSPRFIGRRQSLIQDARKERARAEATGPGAALEAVEDRDGRAQLNLLFSLPAPPPHLLSRTLKAFETFEARIQHLETRPAQRAGPGGAHLEYFVRCEVPCASLAALLSALRRVAQDVRGAREPKVFWFPRKVSELDKCDHLVTKFDPDLDLDHPGFSDQEYRQRRRLIAQIAFQYRHGDPIPRVEYTPEEIATWKEVYSTLKGLYATHACREHLRAFQLLERCSGYREDSIPQLEDVSRFLKERTGFQLRPVAGLLSARDFLASLAFRVFQCTQYIRHASSPMHSPEPDCCHELLGHVPMLADPTFAQFSQDIGLASLGASDEEIEKLSTLYWFTVEFGLCKQNGELKAYGAGLLSSYGELLHSLSSEPEVRPFDPELAAVQPYQDQTYQPVYFVSESFSDARDKLRSYAARIQRPFSVRFDPYTLAVDVLDTPRAVARALDVVREDLQALTHALGALR; encoded by the exons ATGTCCACCCCCAGTGCCACCGCCGCATCCCCCGGCAAGGGCTTCCGCCGGGCTGTCTCGGAACTGGACGCCAAGCAGGCCGAGGCCATCATG TCCCCACGCTTCATCGGCCGGCGGCAGAGCCTGATCCAGGACGCGCGCAAGGAGCGGGCACGAGCAGAGGCCACAGGCCCCGGGGCAGCCCTGGAGGCCGTGGAGGACCGCGATGGCCGTGCCCAGCTGAACCTGCTCTTCAGCCTGCCTGCACCCCCGCCTCACCTGCTGTCTCGCACCCTCAAGGCCTTCGAG ACCTTTGAGGCTCGGATCCAGCACCTGGAGACGCGGCCAGCTCAGCGGGCAGGGCCGGGGGGCGCCCACCTGGAGTACTTTGTGCGCTGTGAGGTGCCCTGTGCCTCTCTGGCCGCCCTGCTCAGCGCCCTGCGCCGCGTGGCCCAGGATGTGCGTGGGGCCAGGGAGCCCAAAG tgttcTGGTTCCCACGGAAGGTGTCTGAGCTGGACAAGTGCGACCACCTGGTCACCAAGTTTGACCCCGACCTGGACCTGGACCACCCG GGTTTCTCGGACCAGGAGTACCGGCAGCGCCGCAGGCTAATCGCACAGATAGCGTTCCAGTACCGGCA TGGTGACCCGATTCCCCGTGTGGAGTACACACCAGAGGAGATTGCCACCTG gaaggaagtgtaCAGCACCCTCAAGGGCCTGTACGCCACCCACGCCTGCCGGGAGCACCTGCGAGCCTTCCAGCTGCTGGAGCGCTGCAGCGGCTACCGGGAGGACAGCATCCCGCAGCTGGAGGATGTGTCCCGCTTCCTCAAGG AGCGCACGGGGTTCCAGCTGCGCCCGGTGGCCGGCCTGCTGTCCGCCCGCGACTTCTTGGCCAGCCTGGCCTTCCGCGTGTTCCAGTGCACTCAGTACATTCGCCACGCGTCCTCGCCCATGCACTCGCCGGAGCC ggACTGCTGTCACGAGCTGCTGGGTCACGTGCCCATGCTGGCGGACCCCACCTTCGCCCAGTTCTCCCAG GACATTGGCCTGGCGTCCCTGGGCGCCTCGGATGAAGAGATCGAGAAGCTGTCCACG ctgtacTGGTTCACGGTGGAGTTTGGGCTCTGCAAACAGAACGGAGAGCTGAAGGCCTATGGGGCGGGACTCCTGTCCTCCTACGGGGAGCTGCTG CACTCACTGTCTTCGGAGCCGGAGGTTCGGCCTTTCGACCCCGAGCTGGCAGCCGTGCAGCCCTACCAGGATCAGACCTACCAGCCCGTGTACTTCGTGTCCGAGAGCTTCAGCGACGCCAGGGACAAGCTGAG GAGCTATGCAGCCCGCATCCAGCGCCCCTTCTCCGTGAGGTTTGATCCCTACACGCTGGCCGTGGACGTGCTGGACACGCCCCGCGCGGTGGCCCGAGCCCTGGATGTTGTGCGTGAAGACCTGCAAGCCCTGACTCATGCCCTGGGGGCCCTCCGCtag
- the INS gene encoding insulin, with amino-acid sequence MAPWTRLLVLLVLLGVCPQPGHAFVNQHLCGSHLVEALYLVCGERGFFYTPKARRELGEPPVAEEALDEAPARGLQALGLGVPPQKRGIVDQCCTSICSLYQLENYCN; translated from the exons ATGGCCCCCTGGACGCGTCTTCTGGTCCTGCTGGTCCTGCTGGGCGTGTGTCCGCAGCCTGGCCATGCCTTCGTCAACCAGCACCTGTGTGGTTCACACCTGGTGGAGGCGCTATACCTGGTGTGCGGGGAGCGGGGCTTCTTCTACACCCCCAAGGCACGCCGCGAGCTAGGGGAGCCGCCCG TAGCCGAGGAGGCCCTGGACGAGGCGCCGGCAAGGGGGCTGCAGGCCCTGGGCCTGGGGGTGCCCCCCCAGAAGCGTGGCATTGTCGACCAGTGCTGCACTAGCATCTGCTCCCTGTACCAGCTGGAAAACTACTGTAACTGA